From a region of the Besnoitia besnoiti strain Bb-Ger1 chromosome I, whole genome shotgun sequence genome:
- a CDS encoding hypothetical protein (encoded by transcript BESB_003250) → MVPVPDPSHGSSLLPAGTRCGGSAEFSSAPCLLPSSPSDRVAGLSAAPLPPCKPPPRGSREQAAAAFGSRSQISSEDEGSEEGRPAGLVQPFRFQHHWRSSPSFARLTPSPDVPASPLARFRATPRHASGRGDAPATLVQTAIDRRPSASDGLSGHASPFAACDDGRATVVSPVALPSLAASRCGMYTPVKRGSDAGARWSFSSVVSTEAFSQASYTPSSARMSVLTDPGSLSSLGGRSPAPPPLAGLDHPPSESSADQSPLPARSFCPPSVFAAYAAQAACGDASGWLEEGEESDDEREGVSDDEDLGVDEERSRVEWLGFDPPHAANATLSPQLFPAPRRSPAVFVLPYLREKSAGPHRGRHASLPSFSSPSPLTLPHVPRQAHPARSLVWAPLRSLEAEARCGGRESGRRAALSPRNDTEKRGAETVFPEVQGLRRPASESALAALAKRVEGQQPFTKSGWKVAFLKDAACRNGEAVRFGIPDVRASGHGGRDLPPIQERARAAISTDRVSEGAGADEVGETVAKFRRDSASPAHQLGHDLRGVPPPKRKGKSTARGHGSGILFSCFGR, encoded by the coding sequence ATGGTGCCCGTCCCGGACCCCAGCCACGGatcttctctgcttcccgCAGGAACGCGGTGTGGCGGGTCTGCCGAGTTTTCGTCCGCCCCATGTTTGCTACCGAGCTCACCAAGTGACCGTGTAGCCGGGCtctcggctgcgccgcttccccCCTGCAAGCCGCCCCCGAGAGGCTCTAGAGAgcaagctgctgctgcatttGGTTCTCGTTCGCAGATTTCGTCTGAAGACGAGGGGTCAGAAGAAGGGCGGCCGGCGGGGCTGGTGCAGCCCTTTCGGTTCCAACATCActggcgctcttcgccgtcgttcgCTAGACTCACGCCCTCTCCTGATgtccctgcgtcgcccctcgcccGCTTCCGAGCCACGCCGCGGCATGCGTCTGGCCGTggggacgcgccggcgacgctggTGCAGACCGCGATCGACCGCCGCCCGAGCGCCTCTGATGGCCTCTCAGGCCACGCGTCGCcgttcgccgcctgcgacgacGGACGCGCCACGGTTGTTTCGCCCGTAGCACTGCCCAGCCTtgcggcgagccgctgcggcatGTATACCCCTGTGAAGCGagggagcgacgccggcgcgcggtggTCATTCTCGAGTGTGGTGTCGACTGAGGCCTTCTCGCAGGCCTCGTACAcgcccagcagcgcgcgaatGTCGGTGCTGACAGACCCTGGAAGCCTCAGCTCGTTAGGGGgacgctcgccagcgcctcctccgctcgcggGCCTGGACCATCCGCCGTCGGAGTCCAGCGCCGACCagtcgccgctgcccgcgcgcagcttctgTCCGCCGTCTGTGTTTGCCGCGTACGCAGCTCAGGCTGCGTGTGGAGACGCCAGCGGCTGGCtggaagagggcgaggagtccgacgacgagcgcgagggcgtgtcagacgacgaggacctCGGCGTGGACGAAGAGCGAAGCCGCGTGGAGTGGCTGGGGTTCGacccgccgcacgcggcgaaTGCGACCCTCAGCCCCCAGCTTTTTCCTGCTCCTAGGAGGAGCCCAGCCGTCTTCGTGCTGCCGTATCTGAGGGAAAAATCCGCCGGACCGCACCGCGGTCGTCACGCCTCGTTGCCATCCTTCTCGTCGCCAAGCCCCCTGACACTTCCGCATGTGCCGCGACAAGCGCACCCGGCCCGGTCTCTCGTGTGGGCGCCGCTCCGCAGTCTCGAAGCGGAGGCTCGCTGCGGAGGTCGTgagagcggccgcagggCCGCCCTCAGCCCGCGCAACGACACCGAGAAGAGGGGAGCCGAAACTGTCTTTCCTGAGGTCCAAGGGCTTCGTCGTCCGGCAAGCGAAAGCGcactcgcggctctcgcaaAGCGGGTAGAAGGCCAGCAGCCGTTCACCAAGAGCGGCTGGAAGGTTGCGTTTCTCAAGGACGCAGCTTGTAGAAACGGCGAAGCCGTGAGATTCGGAATTCCAGATGTAAGGGCGTCTGGCCACGGCGGAAGGGACCTGCCTCCTATTcaggagagggcgcgggccGCAATTTCAACAGACCGTGTCTCTGAGGGCGCCGGGGCTGACGAGGTCGGCGAAACTGTCGCGAAGTTCCggcgagacagcgcgagCCCCGCACACCAACTAGGCCACGACCTTCGTGGAGTCCCCCCCCCAAAGCGGAAAGGGAagtcgacggcgagaggaCACGGTTCTGGCATTCTTTTCAGTTGTTTCGGAAGGTAA
- a CDS encoding DnaJ domain-containing protein (encoded by transcript BESB_003260), whose amino-acid sequence MEGNKDEALRCLQLTRRAIELQDYAKALRMAERAQRMFPTSEGAAYVSICTAKLNASATSASSSSCASSSGSTAASAAREAPAAGSERGEGVRGGASNLRQRHHAREGAPPSSAAPQATAYSSSYAQHARTSAGGGGASASQTSSPSAASPGPSRTQSASFASGSARAAEGRGGSTGASTLPRSASSPGAGAGGDAKSGSRGNYTAEQVSLCTRVLTTKCYYQTLGVERTATDEVIKKAYKKLALQLHPDKNRAPHAEEAFKKVAKVSQCLLDSEKRKRYDLVGEDEAASENTRVRYRQDPDGGITPEELFQAFFGFTMGDRVRGRPGQARYYYQRRPQRGNEEQAGGLYYFLQILPMAIMFIIMFVGNFFPSSSPLPPAHYSFTQTTDYPIDRLTRYHSVRFYVSPYFRRDFPDESERLRELEMSIELKFYHNKCQKEKEDLSRQLNVAHYYRASEAKVREILDRPRPHCQIYDTLWSQRTRRS is encoded by the exons ATGGAGGGCAACAAGGACGAAGCGCTGCGGTGCCTGCAGCTGACGAGGCGAGCCATCGAGTTGCAAGACTATGCCAAA GCCCTGCGCATGGctgagcgcgcgcagcggatgTTTCCCACGTCCGAGGGGGCGGCCTACGTCTCCATCTGTACAGCGAAGCTTAATGCGTCTGCgacttctgcttcctcctcttcttgcgcctcctcttctggctccacggcggcctctgctgcgcgcgaggcacccgccgcaggaagcgagcggggagagggcgtgcgcggcggcgcgtcgaatctgcggcagcgacaccacgcgcgcgaaggtgctcccccctcctctgccgcgccgcaggcgacggcctACAGCAGCAGCTACGCTCAGCACGCGCGCACGTCGGcaggcgggggaggggcgtccgcgtcgcagacgtcttctccgtctgccgcgtctccggGCCCCTCGCGGACGCAGTCGGCGAGTTTTGCCTCGGGGAgtgcgcgagctgcagaagggcgcggcggcagcacaggcgcctccacgctgccgcggagTGCGAGCTCGCcgggggcgggcgcaggcggcgacgcgaagagcggCTCGCGGGGCAACTACACCGCCGAGCAAGTCTCGCTCTGCACTCGTGTCCTCACCACCAAGTGCTACTACCAGACACTCGGCGTGGAGCGGACGGCCACCGACGAAGTCATCAAGAAGGCCTACAAAAAG ctggcgctgcagctgcaccCCGACAAGAACCGGGCGCCtcacgccgaggaggcgttCAAGAAA GTTGCAAAGGTGTCGCAGTGCCTTCTAGACTCTGAAAAGAGGAAACGCTACGACCTCGTCGGCGAGGATGAAGCCGCGTCAGAAAACACGCGCGTGCGCTACCGCCAAGACCCCGACGGCGGAATCACCCCAGAG GAACTGTTTCAAGCGTTCTTTGGCTTCACGATGGGAGACCGCGTGAGAGGGCGCCCGGGTCAGGCGCGGTACTACTATCAGCGGCGACCCCAGAGAGGCAACGA GGAACAGGCGGGCGGTTTGTACTACTTCCTGCAG ATCCTTCCCATGGCTATCATGTTCATCATCATGTTTGTTGGAAACTTCTtcccgtcttcttcgccgctg CCCCCCGCGCACTACTCCTTCACGCAGACGACAGACTACCCGATCGACCGGCTCACGCGGTACCACAGCGTGCGCTTCTACGTCTCGCCTTACTTCCGTCGGGATTTCCCTGATGAATCTGAAAGACTCCGAGAG CTAGAGATGTCAATCGAGCTGAAGTTCTATCACAACAAATGccagaaagagaaggaagatcTTTCTCGACAACTGAACGTGGCGCACTACTACCGAGCCTCAG AAGCGAAGGTTCGCGAGATCCTTGATCGGCCCCGTCCCCACTGTCAGATTTACGACACGCTTTGG AGCCAGCGAACGCGGCGATCGTAG